In Spiroplasma sp. SV19, one DNA window encodes the following:
- a CDS encoding toprim domain-containing protein, which translates to MARYNYHNELISVFKNRIMIPIKNANHQVVGFSGRDMTNESSIKYLNTAETPVFTKSNILFNLNKITKEHKEITLVEGYMDVISLFQKQIPAIALMGTNLSKTQIEILTRRFNKINVFLDNDDPGKVASQKITVLLSNRNVIVRNINNNTQYKDPDEICQSQNPALLKDLYYEETEYELG; encoded by the coding sequence TTAGCTAGATATAATTACCACAATGAGTTAATTAGTGTTTTTAAAAATCGGATTATGATTCCAATTAAAAATGCAAATCACCAAGTAGTTGGTTTTTCTGGTCGTGATATGACAAATGAAAGTTCAATCAAATATCTAAACACTGCTGAAACACCAGTATTTACTAAAAGTAATATTTTGTTTAATTTAAATAAAATAACAAAAGAACACAAAGAAATTACCTTAGTGGAAGGATATATGGATGTAATATCATTATTTCAAAAACAAATTCCAGCGATCGCTTTAATGGGAACAAATTTATCGAAAACCCAAATTGAAATTTTAACTAGACGGTTTAATAAAATTAATGTTTTTCTTGATAATGATGACCCGGGTAAAGTAGCTAGTCAGAAAATTACCGTTTTATTATCTAATAGAAATGTAATTGTCAGAAATATTAACAATAATACTCAATACAAAGATCCTGATGAAATTTGTCAGAGTCAAAACCCCGCTTTGTTAAAAGATTTATACTATGAGGAAACGGAATATGAACTTGGATAA